A single Sporomusaceae bacterium DNA region contains:
- the fliB gene encoding flagellin lysine-N-methylase: protein MYIYLDFVPHFTCACCGTCCRNDWLVTVDEAGYKRNRDFFARTGREVEFQAAFTPLTGKRAAGEYAAIAKRLGGGCWFLREDNLCLLHREAGHEHLDGVCRLFPRYPMRTARGVEVTLSFSCPEVLRLAERTEPLNVVRAEEPPIPLEADGYTAEVFPGQQPLHSVLGYYFELEHHFIDIMQCRGLTVAARLDFLAATAASLASLPSSPSVGREVDRLIRGNYDRLDAAEAAGVAALAPADILLEHFFVNLIFKKVFYLHGLPGATRLLQALWHRLATAGAGGETGRLDRVKAAVMAAELEYCHNRAALLKIAAGR from the coding sequence ATGTATATTTATCTTGATTTTGTGCCCCACTTCACCTGCGCCTGCTGCGGCACGTGCTGCCGCAACGACTGGCTGGTGACGGTGGACGAGGCTGGCTATAAACGCAACCGCGATTTTTTTGCGCGGACGGGCCGCGAGGTGGAATTTCAGGCGGCTTTTACGCCGCTGACGGGAAAGAGGGCCGCCGGGGAGTATGCGGCGATCGCCAAGCGGTTGGGCGGCGGCTGCTGGTTTTTGCGGGAGGACAACCTGTGTCTGCTTCACCGCGAGGCGGGGCACGAGCACCTGGACGGGGTGTGCCGCCTTTTTCCCCGTTACCCGATGCGGACGGCGCGGGGCGTGGAGGTGACGCTGAGCTTCAGTTGCCCGGAGGTGCTGCGGCTGGCGGAGAGGACGGAGCCGCTCAATGTGGTCCGCGCCGAGGAGCCGCCTATCCCGCTTGAAGCGGACGGCTACACGGCCGAGGTTTTCCCCGGCCAGCAGCCGCTCCATAGCGTGCTGGGGTATTATTTCGAGCTTGAGCATCATTTCATCGATATTATGCAGTGCCGCGGCCTGACTGTGGCGGCGCGGCTGGATTTCCTGGCGGCGACGGCGGCATCGCTGGCCTCCCTCCCCTCTTCCCCATCCGTTGGCCGGGAGGTCGACCGGCTGATCCGCGGAAACTACGACCGCCTGGATGCGGCGGAGGCCGCCGGAGTGGCGGCGCTCGCCCCGGCGGATATCCTGCTGGAGCATTTTTTCGTGAATCTGATTTTCAAGAAGGTGTTTTATCTCCACGGCTTGCCGGGGGCGACGCGGCTGCTCCAGGCTTTGTGGCATCGCCTCGCGACCGCCGGCGCGGGCGGCGAGACAGGCCGGCTCGACCGGGTGAAGGCGGCGGTGATGGCGGCAGAGCTGGAATACTGCCACAACCGCGCGGCGCTGCTGAAGATAGCCGCGGGCAGGTAA
- the smc gene encoding chromosome segregation protein SMC, translating into MLLRKLEAYGFKSFAEKTEMEFKTGITAIVGPNGSGKSNISDAVRWVLGEQNIRNLRGNKMEDVIFSGSAKRRPLGVAEVSLVFDNADGLLPLEFNEVTITRRVFRSGDGEYFINKAPCRLKDIHDLLLEAGLSRESMTVISQNKIDEVLNSKPEERRLLFEEAAGIVKYKNRKKEALRKLEDTEQNLTRVLDITAEIETQLGPMAESAERTARYNELAAEQTACQVTLLLHRLTQAEKNLESVTLEQAALTDEDIAVGTRLSVAETDKEKYIDNLAALDESLRDAESALAQTATELERLDGKTAVLNERIGQEQKSRDRVIQDISRLETEKEETRARLQEWQASHTGKNAQAEELRAALAGQDQALQQAAAAIDAAQSKINAAKDETFGHLQELVTQKNALRTLERDQESQKLREGQLIKERESFAGQFQETTQSLGSVQWEKQALDQDLAATDTTVAGLADRKRQQDAAFSDNKAAEARLTGEIGQLASRLKVLSDMQEEYEGFGRGPKSVLKSDRPWRQGVHGAVAEIITVRDPHIVAIETALGGALQHIIVASDDTAKAAVEHLKNHNLGRATFLPLSTIKPARPRDAETAAAHAQGSVGFAAGLVECEPRFRPIIDYLLARTIVAADIDAALRIARGAAFGVKIVTLDGQLINPGGSITGGSVGRREASFLGRSGEIAALKETMAARETDLVARRRQTAQLQADIAALDEKIAAAHGRRRTLEVRQAELTVHAEKTGQEIKRLDLALVTIDGELAASRGEAAAIAAKMADVAAAIALMEERDNEHKRLIAGWQEDLKKLQADRETISGALTDSKIKLSALEQEVNAIAVNCEQYKQAESRINRQIDAQRGDIERIAQEIARAEADLAGVVQAKETLAADKAAQEKTRDTVLKDKLGILAKQQKLEREVKDLRRRQNASQARLHELDLLAAKHGYEVASCTEQLRDHFSLDREQAQAVFRDDDPAILAARVDELALDIEALGPINPAAIEEYARLQERYTFLRTQYDDLTAAKDYLLTILKDIDATMAKQFKAAFAQINEHFGELFVRLFGGGKAQLILADPNDILGTGIEIVVQPPGKKQQNLALLSGGERALTVIALLFAFLSYRPTPFCVLDEIDAALDEANVQRFSEFLQDYARSTQFIVVTHRKGTMEAADVMHGVTMEESGVSKLISVKFMDKAG; encoded by the coding sequence TTGTTGCTCCGTAAACTTGAAGCCTATGGCTTCAAATCATTCGCCGAGAAAACCGAAATGGAATTCAAGACCGGCATCACCGCCATCGTAGGCCCCAACGGCAGCGGCAAAAGCAACATCTCCGACGCCGTCCGCTGGGTCCTCGGCGAACAGAACATCCGCAACCTCCGCGGCAACAAAATGGAGGATGTCATATTCTCCGGCAGCGCCAAACGGCGGCCGCTGGGGGTCGCCGAAGTATCACTCGTCTTCGACAACGCCGACGGCCTCCTGCCGCTCGAATTCAACGAAGTCACCATCACCCGGCGCGTCTTCCGCTCCGGCGACGGCGAATACTTCATCAACAAAGCCCCCTGCCGCCTCAAAGACATCCACGACCTCCTCCTCGAAGCCGGCCTCAGCCGTGAATCCATGACCGTCATCAGCCAGAACAAAATCGACGAAGTCCTCAACAGCAAGCCCGAAGAACGGCGCCTGCTCTTTGAGGAAGCCGCCGGCATCGTCAAATACAAGAACCGCAAAAAAGAAGCCCTGCGCAAGCTCGAGGACACCGAGCAAAACCTCACCCGCGTCCTCGACATCACCGCCGAAATCGAAACCCAGCTCGGCCCCATGGCCGAAAGCGCCGAGCGCACCGCCCGTTACAACGAACTCGCCGCCGAGCAGACCGCCTGCCAGGTCACCCTGCTCCTCCACAGACTCACCCAGGCCGAAAAAAACCTTGAATCCGTCACCCTCGAACAAGCCGCCCTCACCGACGAAGACATCGCCGTTGGCACCAGGCTGTCTGTCGCCGAAACCGACAAAGAAAAATACATCGACAACCTCGCCGCCCTCGACGAAAGCCTGCGCGACGCCGAAAGCGCCCTCGCCCAGACCGCCACCGAGCTCGAACGCCTCGACGGCAAAACCGCCGTCCTCAACGAACGCATCGGCCAGGAGCAGAAAAGCCGCGACCGCGTCATCCAGGACATTAGCCGCCTCGAAACCGAAAAAGAGGAAACCCGCGCCCGCCTCCAGGAATGGCAGGCCAGCCACACCGGCAAAAACGCCCAGGCCGAAGAACTCCGCGCCGCCCTCGCCGGCCAGGACCAGGCCCTTCAGCAGGCCGCCGCCGCCATCGACGCCGCCCAGAGCAAAATCAACGCCGCCAAAGACGAAACCTTCGGCCACCTCCAGGAGCTCGTCACCCAGAAAAACGCCCTCCGCACCCTCGAACGCGACCAGGAAAGCCAAAAACTGCGCGAAGGGCAGCTCATAAAAGAACGGGAAAGCTTCGCCGGCCAGTTCCAGGAAACCACCCAGTCCTTAGGCAGCGTCCAGTGGGAGAAACAGGCCCTCGACCAGGACCTCGCCGCCACCGACACCACCGTCGCCGGCCTCGCCGACCGCAAACGCCAGCAAGACGCCGCCTTCAGCGACAACAAAGCCGCCGAAGCCCGCCTCACCGGCGAAATCGGCCAACTCGCCTCCCGCCTCAAAGTCCTCAGCGACATGCAGGAAGAATACGAAGGCTTCGGCCGCGGCCCCAAAAGCGTCCTCAAAAGCGACCGCCCCTGGCGGCAGGGCGTCCATGGCGCCGTCGCCGAAATCATCACCGTCCGCGATCCCCACATCGTCGCCATCGAAACCGCCCTCGGCGGCGCCCTCCAGCACATCATCGTCGCCAGCGACGACACCGCTAAAGCCGCCGTCGAGCACCTCAAAAACCACAACCTCGGCCGGGCCACCTTCCTGCCTTTGAGCACCATCAAGCCAGCCCGCCCCAGAGACGCCGAAACAGCGGCCGCCCACGCCCAAGGCTCAGTCGGCTTCGCCGCCGGTCTCGTCGAATGCGAGCCGCGCTTCAGGCCGATAATCGACTACCTCCTCGCCCGCACCATCGTCGCCGCCGACATCGACGCCGCCCTCCGCATCGCCCGCGGCGCCGCCTTCGGCGTCAAAATCGTCACCCTCGACGGCCAGCTCATAAACCCCGGCGGCAGCATCACCGGCGGCAGCGTCGGCCGGCGCGAAGCCAGCTTCCTTGGCCGCAGCGGCGAAATCGCCGCCCTCAAAGAAACCATGGCCGCCCGCGAAACCGACCTCGTCGCCCGTCGCCGCCAGACAGCCCAGCTCCAGGCCGACATCGCCGCCCTCGACGAAAAAATCGCCGCCGCCCACGGCCGCCGCCGCACCCTCGAAGTCCGCCAGGCCGAACTCACCGTCCACGCCGAAAAAACCGGCCAGGAAATCAAACGTCTCGACCTCGCCCTCGTCACCATCGATGGCGAGCTCGCCGCCAGCCGCGGCGAAGCCGCTGCCATCGCCGCCAAAATGGCCGACGTCGCCGCCGCCATCGCCCTCATGGAAGAACGCGACAACGAGCACAAACGCCTCATCGCCGGCTGGCAGGAAGACCTCAAAAAGCTCCAGGCCGACCGCGAAACCATTTCCGGCGCGCTCACCGACAGCAAAATAAAACTCTCCGCCTTAGAGCAGGAAGTAAATGCGATCGCCGTAAACTGCGAACAATATAAACAAGCCGAAAGCCGCATCAATCGCCAGATCGACGCCCAGCGCGGCGACATCGAAAGAATAGCGCAGGAGATCGCCCGCGCCGAAGCCGACCTCGCCGGCGTCGTCCAAGCCAAAGAAACCCTCGCCGCCGACAAAGCCGCCCAGGAGAAAACCCGCGACACCGTTCTCAAAGACAAGCTCGGCATCCTCGCCAAACAGCAGAAACTCGAACGCGAAGTCAAAGACCTGCGCCGCCGCCAGAACGCCAGCCAGGCCCGCCTCCACGAACTCGACCTCCTCGCCGCCAAACACGGCTACGAAGTCGCCAGCTGCACCGAGCAGCTCCGCGACCACTTCAGCCTCGACCGCGAGCAGGCCCAGGCCGTCTTCCGCGACGACGACCCCGCAATCCTCGCCGCCCGCGTCGACGAACTCGCCCTCGACATCGAAGCCCTCGGGCCCATCAACCCCGCGGCCATCGAAGAATACGCCCGCCTTCAGGAACGCTACACCTTCCTCCGCACCCAGTACGACGACCTCACCGCCGCCAAAGACTACCTCCTCACCATCCTCAAAGACATCGACGCCACCATGGCCAAACAATTCAAAGCCGCCTTCGCCCAGATCAACGAACACTTCGGCGAACTCTTCGTCCGCCTCTTCGGCGGCGGGAAAGCCCAGCTCATCCTCGCCGACCCCAACGACATCCTCGGCACCGGCATCGAAATCGTCGTCCAGCCGCCCGGCAAAAAGCAGCAAAACCTCGCCCTCCTCTCCGGCGGCGAGCGGGCCCTCACCGTCATCGCCCTCCTGTTCGCCTTCCTGTCGTACCGGCCCACGCCCTTTTGCGTCCTCGACGAAATCGACGCCGCCCTCGACGAAGCCAACGTCCAGCGCTTCAGTGAATTTTTACAGGACTACGCCCGCAGCACCCAGTTCATCGTCGTCACCCACCGCAAAGGCACCATGGAAGCCGCCGACGTCATGCACGGCGTCACCATGGAAGAATCGGGCGTATCCAAACTCATCTCCGTCAAATTTATGGACAAGGCAGGTTAA
- a CDS encoding YlxM family DNA-binding protein — MLDKVLRIAELYDFYGALLTDKQQRCIEMHYLGDDSLAEIAEEFQVSRQAVHDILRRGEQLLAEYEEKLGLVERHRRDLAVIAQVRASLEALPAEARSLPETRQALDLLHQLTDR, encoded by the coding sequence ATGCTCGATAAGGTACTCAGGATAGCCGAATTGTACGACTTCTACGGCGCGCTGCTTACCGACAAGCAGCAGCGCTGCATCGAAATGCACTACCTCGGCGACGACTCGCTCGCCGAGATCGCCGAGGAATTCCAGGTCTCCCGCCAGGCCGTCCACGACATTCTCCGCCGCGGCGAACAGCTGCTCGCCGAATACGAGGAAAAGCTCGGCCTCGTCGAGCGCCACCGCCGCGACCTGGCCGTCATCGCCCAGGTGCGCGCCAGCCTCGAAGCCCTGCCGGCGGAAGCCCGCAGCCTGCCCGAGACGCGGCAGGCTCTCGATCTTCTCCACCAACTGACCGACCGCTGA
- the ftsY gene encoding signal recognition particle-docking protein FtsY: MGFFDRLKEGLTKTRKGFTEKIEQLVSGYATIDDEFLDDLEAVLIAADVGVKTVAALIADIKAGVKAKQINSPDDLVPFLKTRIAAILAAGEGAPRQAETGPTVVMVVGVNGVGKTTTIAKLGHYYREQGRRVLLAAGDTFRAAASEQLEIWGGRIGAEVIRHKEGSDPAAVAFDAVQAAKARNADLLIVDTAGRLHTKSNLMEELKKVHRVIARELPGAPHEVLLVLDATTGQNALSQARLFKEAVEISGLVLTKLDGTAKGGVIVAVKSELGVPVKWIGVGEKMEDLRPFVASDFADALFGSK, from the coding sequence ATGGGCTTCTTCGACCGCCTTAAAGAAGGCCTCACCAAAACCCGTAAAGGCTTCACCGAAAAAATCGAGCAGCTCGTCAGCGGCTACGCCACCATCGACGACGAATTCCTCGACGACCTCGAAGCCGTCCTCATCGCCGCCGACGTCGGCGTCAAAACCGTCGCCGCCCTCATCGCCGACATCAAAGCCGGCGTCAAAGCCAAACAGATAAACAGCCCCGACGACCTCGTCCCCTTCCTCAAAACCCGTATCGCCGCCATCCTCGCGGCAGGGGAGGGCGCCCCCCGCCAAGCCGAAACCGGCCCCACCGTCGTCATGGTCGTCGGCGTCAACGGCGTCGGCAAAACCACCACCATCGCCAAACTCGGCCACTACTACCGCGAACAGGGCCGCCGCGTCCTCCTCGCCGCCGGCGACACCTTCCGCGCCGCCGCCAGCGAACAGCTCGAAATCTGGGGCGGCCGCATCGGCGCCGAAGTCATCCGCCACAAAGAAGGCTCCGACCCCGCCGCCGTCGCCTTCGACGCCGTCCAGGCCGCCAAAGCCAGGAACGCCGACCTCCTCATCGTCGACACCGCCGGCCGCCTCCACACCAAATCCAACCTCATGGAAGAACTCAAAAAAGTCCACCGCGTCATCGCTCGCGAACTGCCCGGCGCTCCCCACGAAGTCCTCCTCGTCCTCGACGCCACCACCGGCCAGAACGCCCTCAGCCAGGCGCGGCTCTTCAAAGAAGCCGTCGAAATCAGCGGCCTCGTCCTCACCAAACTCGACGGCACCGCCAAAGGCGGCGTCATCGTCGCCGTCAAAAGCGAATTAGGCGTGCCGGTCAAATGGATCGGCGTAGGCGAGAAAATGGAAGACCTCAGGCCATTTGTAGCCTCAGATTTCGCGGACGCTCTCTTCGGCTCCAAATAA